ggcaaattaaaaatcaattggaaactaaataattgaaTACCcaaaatgggtgggtcaaagaatgaatcatagaaacgatcactgatttcattgaagagacaATGAGgatacaacatatcaaaatttctgggatatggccaaagcagtactcagggaaaaatttatatccctgagtgcttatgtcaataaaatagagaaaaagtagatcaatgaattgggtatgccacttcaaaaaaaaatctagaaaaagaacaaattacaaaTCCCTAGgaaaagactaaattggaaattctaaaaatcaaagaagaaattaataaaattgaaagtaaaagcactatcaaattaccagtatcaaaaaagaaaaggggggtttcatctctaatgaagaagaaattaaagcaattattaggagctatttcatccaattatatgacaagaaAGCTGATAAACTAGGTGAAATAgatgagtattttaaaaaatgtaaattgcctaaattaacaaaagaagaaatagaatacttaatctcatctcagaaaaagaaattgaataaaccatcaatgaactccccaagaaaaaatccccagagccagaaggattcacaagtgaattctatcaaacctttaaagaacaagtaatcccaatactacagaaattatttgacaaaataagcaaagaaggagtcctaccaaattcattttatgacacaaatacggtGCTGATACcaaagccaagaagaccaaaaacagagaaagaaaattgcagaCCCATCTCCTTAACGAatgttgatgcaaaaatcttaaaatactagcaaagagactatagcaatatatcacaaggtttatttactatgaccaggtggtatctataccaggaattcaaggctggtttaatattagaaaaaccatcagcataattggccatatcagtaatcaaactaacaaaattatatgattatctaaatagatccAAAGAGACTGGTGCCCAACGGAAAGAAACTCTTGGGCAAATAGTCCATACACTGAGGAAATAAAACAGAATGTAGGAGATAAAATCTGagttttttgaaagaaaagttCTTTATTGGTCTGTGGTAGGGgtagctcttttcttttttttaaatttatttgtttgcttgttgcattgaaatacccagttaactccctctctcctttcttctcctattAGAGAGGgcaatcaattctttctctagaggtggacacacacaagtcattctttgaACAATATTTTTGCTGCTGTATATAAAGTTCTCTTGCTTCCTAAAAAGAGCTTTATAAAAGTCCTCCAATTTTTAACTGAGCCCACTATTCTCACAGTGAATAAATggctaatttattttttactttattattttttacaattacTTCAATTGATTCCAGAagctagaaataaagaaaagctcTACGACATGTGTCCCACCTGAAAGTATATTGGCAAAATGATGTCACCTATCATTGCAGTGTTATATATGACCATTTGGCAGAATAGTACTACTTGAACCACAGCAGAGACTATGTATCTAAAAGACCATCATATAATGGAGCAAACCTTATAGTAGAATGGGCCTGGCAGCCTCTGGAAGCAAATGGTAATTCTGGTAGCAATGGAGATATGAGATACCCCCACTGTGTGGGGTCTGACCACATGTGTGCCCTATGTGTCTATGTTTCCCAACATGTGACCATTTTTATCATTGATATAGTCTGTGTTTGTTGAAGAATATTCCCTTGGTTTATCAAGGCTTTGAACTAACTTTGTCATCTGGCTAACTAATAAAATAAACACATCTGTAGGGGCTCATGAAATATATTCCTGAGTATATTTGAATCTAAATTATACCTTGAATCATGGATAACTCTCTCTGAGGGTATACAGTAGACCAAGCTGCCTCTATAACAACCTCCATAATTGGAGGGTTTTTTTAATCTGATAAGTTTATTTTACTGACAAAGGAAACACCTTTAAGCCTCATGGATAATTTATCTGATGCTGAAAATAAAGTTCCTGTCTCCTTTGGTCTGGTACAGCTTAGTTATCACTATTTTAGTGCTGTAATTTGTTTTATAGGGTAATAATTAACAGGACAAGTCTGTTGCCAAGAAAGTAAATcacattttgttgttttcttcttttctcacaaGACACAATCCTGGCCTTTAATTAAAGAGTAAGTTTCAAGGGCACTATCTTCTGGTGAAACTGTGGAACATTTCAGCAAGGGAAAACCTGCTGAAATCTTCAATACACAGTTCTTTattctaaagtgaaaaatagcacaGGTGAcattaaaatgatttgtttttctttaaagtgtcctactatctttttttttaatcacattttttttttattttttaaacccttaacttctgtgtattgacttataggtggaagattggtaagggtaggcaatgggggtcaagtgacttgcccagggtcacaaaactgggaagtgtctgaggccggatttgaacctaggacctcctgtcctacccagctgcccagctgagctacccagctgccccctgtcctactatcttttttcccttctttccacaAGTCCCCagtccctcctctctctgtttccctccaaATCTCcaaatgtatatattgtatttctCCCAAACCAAGTACTATGCAGGATCCTTCTATAACAAAGGATTTTAGGTCTCTAACAGCttagaaataatttcttccaATCCTCtgcttttacagatgagtaatgGAGACCCTAAGAAGTGCCTTGTTCAAGGTTATATGTTAGTAACAAAACCGGTGCAAATAAACAGGTATCCAAAGTCCCATCTGGAATTTCTTAATATTACTTCACAATGCCTACTTTGTGTTATTAGTTTATTTCCAACCTCAGGGATCCTTATTGCCTATGGCATGCAATATGTATATAGTCAGTTCTTTCTTTCAGCTACCTCTCCCTTCACCTCGCCTTCACCACCACAGAGTTTCAGTTGCCtccttgttcttctttctttttgttccttccttATTGTTTTTAAGCTATGAGTACTCCCAATTGACTGGGAGTGATTGGTTGTTCCTTCCTTATTGTTTTTAAGCTATTAGTACTCCCAATTGACCCTGTCAATCCACAACCTCCCTcccttatttcttcctctcttctcattcctGGAGGTTCTTGGAACATCTGCTCTTTAAACCAGGGCGAATGCTGTtgctttccccaatccctgaaccTACTGTTATGCTTCTGGAAGGAGGCGGGAGAAAAGAGTTGGGGGCGCGGCCAAGAGACCAAACTGCACCTCTCAGATCCAAAGCTCTGTTCCTTGACGTCACAGAGACTTGTCTGTCAGCCTCCTGGAGGGCaatctctctcactctccctttctctctcctatctctcaCTCACACAGAGAGAGCGAGAAGCAAAGCAAAACAGCTACGACCACTTTGGGCTCAGGCTAGCGTTACCTCATGCTCACACACTGACCCAGCAAGACGAGCACCCTCTGAACCGTCAGCAGGAGCTTCAGACGACTTTTGTGAGAACAGTCTCCATGCAAAGAGAGCTTCCACATCTGTAACTTGCCCAGGTGAGTGTCCAAGCCCTTTTGGGAGCGTTTAGGAAGGTGGGCTAGGAGATGAGTGCCATGCATCAATGCAGATCTCCTCTGCCACCTTTGATCCGGTTCCTCCAGAAATCTGAGAAGGAAAACCAGGCTTTCCATTTGGTTTCTCAGCTTCGGAGCTTGGATCTTCCTTTGTAGTGCAGTCAGAAACTTTGCTCGTCAGCACCAAGGACAGCGACCCGCTACCCACAGAGCTTGTGCTTTGTTTTTAGCTGGCAAAAGTGGGAAAGACACCAGCTTATTTTAACAATCCTCCAGCCTCTCGCATGTATACGTCTACACGtgtatatactatatgtatatttgCGCGCGCACACGTGATTAGTATATGTGCATGTGAGCGGGAACACTATCGGTTTTCATgagtaaatgaaaaaatgtacTGTATAAGTGCACATTTTCTCAGAGATATGGGCatgtcctctctccctctctgttctGGGGTTTGAGGGTGGGATGTGTTGGGGCTAAGAGAGCCACTCCGCCTGGCGGAAGTTGCTAGGGCTTCTGATCTGCACCCTTGACACTCATCTTTTCCCCTTCGGTTCAGGCTACAGCTCCGGGCCAGTATGAATGTGAGTGCCACCTCCCTAAATGACTCCCGGGCTGTGGATGCAACAGCGGTTGCTGTGGAAGGAGCAGCGACAGCCGCAGCATCTGACCCAACTCGGTGGTTGCCCCCCGGGAATGCAGCGCTGGGCAGTGGCACCAATGGGTCCCTGGAGCTCTCATCGCAGTTGCCAGCGGGGTCACCTGGGCTACTTTTGTCGGCCATCAACCCTTGGGATGTGATGCTGTGCGTGTCCGGCACTGTGATCGCTGGCGAGAACGCACTGGTGGTAGCCATCATCTCCTCCACTCCAGCGCTGCGCACTCCTATGTTCGTGCTGGTGGGGAGCCTGGCCACAGCTGACCTGCTGGCGGGCTGCGGGCTCATTCTCAACTTCGTGTTTCAGTATGTGATTCCTTCTGAGACCGTTAGCCTGCTCACGGTTGGTTTCCTTGTGTCCTCCTTCACTGCCTCAGTCAGCAGCCTATTGGCCATCACTGTGGACCGCTACCTGTCGCTCTATAACGCTCTCACTTACTACTCTGAGCGGACCCTCCTATGTGTCCATCTCATGCTGGCAGTGACCTGGGGGGTGTCACTGTGCCTGGGGCTCCTGCCAGTGCTTGGCTGGAACTGCCTGGCTGATCGTGCCTCCTGCAGTGTGGTCCGGCCGCTCACTCGCAGCCACGTGGCACTGCTGTCCACTTCCTTCTTCGTGGTCTTCGCCATCATGCTGCACCTTTATGCTCGCATCTGCAAGGTGGTTTGCCGCCACGCTCACCAGATCGCTCTGCAGCAGCATTTCCTGGCCCCTCCTCATTACGTAGCCACCAGAAAGGGGGTCAGCACTCTGGC
The window above is part of the Gracilinanus agilis isolate LMUSP501 chromosome 4, AgileGrace, whole genome shotgun sequence genome. Proteins encoded here:
- the GPR6 gene encoding G-protein coupled receptor 6, whose protein sequence is MNVSATSLNDSRAVDATAVAVEGAATAAASDPTRWLPPGNAALGSGTNGSLELSSQLPAGSPGLLLSAINPWDVMLCVSGTVIAGENALVVAIISSTPALRTPMFVLVGSLATADLLAGCGLILNFVFQYVIPSETVSLLTVGFLVSSFTASVSSLLAITVDRYLSLYNALTYYSERTLLCVHLMLAVTWGVSLCLGLLPVLGWNCLADRASCSVVRPLTRSHVALLSTSFFVVFAIMLHLYARICKVVCRHAHQIALQQHFLAPPHYVATRKGVSTLAIVLGTFGASWLPFAIYCVVGSHEYPSVYTYATLLPATYNSMINPIIYAYRNQEIQRSMWLLFCGCFQSKVHFRSRSPSDV